One Brassica oleracea var. oleracea cultivar TO1000 chromosome C7, BOL, whole genome shotgun sequence genomic window carries:
- the LOC106301630 gene encoding transcription factor MYB28-like encodes MSRKPCCVGEGLKKGAWTTEEDKKLISYIHEHGEGGWRDIPQKAGLKRCGKSCRLRWTNYLKPDVKRGEFSSEEEQIIIMLHASRGNKWSDIARHLPRRTDNEVKNYWNTHLKKRLIEQGIDPMTHKPLASNSNPTVNTPPENLHSLAAPSSDKQYSRSSSLPSLSRLTNKDGTPVQGGSLSHKKSFKRSSSTSRLLNKVAAKVTSVKEILSASMEGSLSATTLPYASYSDGFSEQIRNGEGSSNAFLTNTLAEFDPFSQSPLYSEHEINATSDLGMDYDFSHFLEKLGRDDHNEENDMNVEYGHDDLLMSDVSHEVSSTSVDDRDNIFENFEGWSNYLLDHADFVYDTESDTLI; translated from the exons ATGTCAAGAAAACCGTGTTGTGTCGGAGAAGGGCTGAAGAAAGGGGCATGGACCACCGAAGAAGATAAGAAACTCATCTCTTACATCCACGAACATGGAGAAGGAGGCTGGCGCGACATTCCCCAAAAAGCTG GGTTAAAAAGGTGTGGAAAGAGTTGTAGACTGCGTTGGACTAACTACCTAAAACCTGATGTCAAAAGAGGCGAGTTTAGTTCAGAGGAGGAACAGATTATTATTATGCTTCATGCTTCTCGTGGCAACAA GTGGTCGGACATAGCGAGACATTTACCTAGAAGAACAGACAATGAGGTCAAGAATTACTGGAACACTCATCTTAAAAAGCGTTTGATCGAACAGGGTATTGATCCCATGACTCACAAGCCTCTGGCTTCTAATTCCAACCCTACCGTCAACACGCCTCCAGAGAATTTGCATTCCCTTGCTGCGCCTAGTTCCGACAAGCAATACTCCCGGTCGAGCTCATTGCCTTCCCTGTCTCGTCTTACCAACAAAGATGGGACACCAGTTCAAGGCGGTTCCTTGAGTCACAAGAAAAGTTTTAAGAGGTCGAGTTCTACATCAAGGCTTTTGAACAAAGTTGCGGCTAAGGTCACTTCTGTAAAAGAAATATTGTCGGCTTCCATGGAAGGTAGCTTGAGCGCTACTACATTACCATATGCAAGCTATTCTGATGGCTTCTCTGAGCAGATTCGCAATGGAGAGGGTAGTTCCAACGCGTTCCTGACAAATACTCTCGCCGAGTTCGATCCCTTCTCCCAATCACCGTTGTACAGTGAGCATGAGATCAACGCTACTTCTGATCTCGGTATGGATTACGATTTCTCACATTTTCTTGAAAAGCTTGGGAGAGATGACCACAACGAGGAGAACGATATGAATGTCGAGTATGGTCATGATGATCTTCTTATGTCCGATGTGTCTCACGAAGTCTCATCAACAAGCGTTGATGATCGAGACAATATATTTGAAAATTTTGAGGGTTGGTCAAATTATCTTCTTGACCATGCGGATTTCGTATATGACACGGAGTCTGATACCCTCATATGA